One stretch of Sulfuricystis multivorans DNA includes these proteins:
- a CDS encoding UDP-N-acetylmuramoyl-L-alanyl-D-glutamate--2,6-diaminopimelate ligase, which produces MIQPAFMVGVTGTNGKTSVTQWIAQALTLGGRKCAIVGTLGNGFPGALVPGPNTTPGAHVLREFLPECVRQGAQACAMEVSSIGLHQNRVAGLRFDVAVFTNLTRDHLEYHGTMAAYAAEKAKLFDWPGLSCAVLNLDDPFGRELAAKLAGRVPTIGYTLGDEGGADRVLRAMGLTETASGLAFSVDGVAIFAPVIGRFNASNLLAVIGTLLAAGMPLPTIAAALAQITAPPGRMQPLGGGPDDPLVIVDYAHSPDALEKVLTTLRGTANARGGRLVCVFGCGGERDPGKRPQMGKIAEALADRVVVTSDNPRGEEPLMIIDQIVAGMRSQPVIEPDRARAVAATLAAAAPNDVILIAGKGHEPHQEINGARIPFSDIECAKSALARRHEVPRC; this is translated from the coding sequence GTGATCCAGCCTGCCTTCATGGTCGGCGTCACCGGCACCAATGGCAAGACCTCGGTGACGCAATGGATCGCTCAAGCGCTCACCCTGGGCGGCCGCAAATGCGCGATCGTCGGAACATTGGGTAACGGCTTTCCGGGCGCGCTGGTGCCGGGCCCGAACACCACGCCGGGCGCGCATGTGCTGCGCGAGTTCCTGCCGGAGTGCGTGCGGCAGGGTGCCCAAGCCTGCGCGATGGAGGTCTCGTCGATCGGCTTGCATCAGAACCGCGTCGCCGGCCTTCGTTTCGATGTCGCGGTATTCACGAATCTGACCCGCGACCATCTCGAATACCACGGCACGATGGCGGCCTACGCCGCCGAAAAAGCGAAGCTGTTCGACTGGCCTGGCTTGAGCTGCGCGGTGCTGAACCTCGACGATCCCTTCGGCCGCGAGCTCGCGGCGAAGCTTGCCGGCCGTGTGCCGACGATCGGCTACACGCTGGGCGACGAGGGCGGTGCAGACCGTGTGCTGCGCGCGATGGGGCTTACGGAAACCGCGAGTGGACTGGCCTTCAGCGTCGATGGTGTGGCCATCTTTGCACCGGTGATCGGCCGCTTCAATGCCTCCAACCTGCTCGCGGTGATCGGCACGCTTCTCGCGGCAGGCATGCCGCTGCCGACCATCGCCGCAGCGCTGGCGCAGATCACTGCTCCGCCCGGCCGCATGCAGCCGCTGGGCGGCGGCCCGGACGACCCGCTGGTGATCGTCGATTACGCGCACTCGCCCGATGCGCTGGAAAAGGTCCTCACCACCCTGCGCGGCACGGCCAATGCCCGCGGCGGCCGGCTCGTCTGCGTGTTCGGCTGTGGCGGCGAGCGCGATCCCGGCAAGCGCCCGCAGATGGGGAAGATCGCGGAGGCGTTGGCCGACCGCGTCGTCGTCACCAGCGACAACCCGCGCGGCGAAGAGCCGCTAATGATCATCGATCAGATCGTCGCCGGCATGCGGTCGCAGCCGGTCATCGAGCCCGACCGTGCCCGCGCGGTGGCGGCCACACTCGCCGCAGCCGCGCCCAATGATGTGATCCTGATCGCCGGCAAGGGCCATGAGCCTCATCAGGAGATCAATGGCGCGCGCATTCCCTTTTCGGATATCGAGTGCGCAAAGTCGGCGCTGGCTAGACGGCACGAGGTGCCCAGATGCTGA
- the mraZ gene encoding division/cell wall cluster transcriptional repressor MraZ, with product MFQGAAQLSLDAKGRLAIPARHRDDLLAAGNGRLVLTAHPHRCLLLYPEPAWQPIRDKILAAPSFDPRSAALKRILVGNARDCELDGAGRILIAPELRETAEFDKQVWLVGMGSHFEIWSDAGWRRQHETAFEALAGSEPPPGFEGISL from the coding sequence GTGTTCCAAGGCGCGGCACAACTGAGTCTGGATGCGAAGGGGCGGCTGGCGATCCCGGCCCGGCATCGCGACGACTTGCTCGCCGCCGGCAATGGCCGGCTGGTGCTCACCGCGCATCCGCACCGTTGTCTGCTGCTCTACCCCGAGCCTGCCTGGCAGCCGATCCGCGACAAGATCCTCGCCGCGCCGAGTTTCGATCCGCGCTCGGCGGCGCTCAAACGGATCCTGGTCGGCAACGCGCGCGATTGCGAGCTCGATGGCGCCGGCCGCATCCTGATCGCGCCGGAGCTGCGCGAGACCGCCGAATTCGACAAGCAGGTATGGCTGGTCGGCATGGGCAGCCACTTCGAGATCTGGAGCGACGCCGGCTGGCGCCGCCAACATGAAACCGCCTTCGAGGCCCTGGCCGGCAGCGAGCCGCCGCCGGGATTCGAGGGTATTTCCCTGTGA
- the ftsL gene encoding cell division protein FtsL — protein sequence MMARLNFVLIIAVLVSALAVVSTNHRARKLVSEFEREQERMRALEVEWGQLQLEQSTWATHARVAQVARDKLGMHAPRPQQIYSIHE from the coding sequence ATGATGGCAAGGCTCAATTTCGTCCTGATCATTGCCGTGCTGGTTTCGGCGCTGGCGGTCGTCTCGACCAACCACCGGGCGCGCAAGCTGGTCAGCGAATTCGAACGCGAGCAGGAACGCATGCGCGCGCTCGAGGTCGAATGGGGCCAGCTGCAGCTCGAGCAGAGCACCTGGGCCACCCACGCACGCGTCGCGCAGGTCGCGCGCGACAAGCTCGGCATGCACGCACCCCGGCCGCAGCAGATCTACAGCATTCACGAATGA
- the murD gene encoding UDP-N-acetylmuramoyl-L-alanine--D-glutamate ligase, whose protein sequence is MNLEGKHVLILGLGESGIACARWCDRQGARLRVADTRTNPPGLEALQCRVASAEFRAGEFDKSLLEGIDLVVLSPGLSPGMLVAIHARAQGIPVVGEIELFAQALRDLRQNVPVLAITGTNGKTTTTALVGHLIAASGRTVGIAGNISPAALDALMDFQDQGALPQAWVLELSSFQLETTETLDATAATVLNVSDDHLDRYIDLDDYASAKARIFRGTGTQVLNRDDPRVKRMAIPGRRLITFGLDAPADADDFGLRENRGEPWLVQGDRFLLPVSDLAIAGLHNAANAQAALALCAAIGLDPVKLLPALRSFKGLPHRVEKVATIGGVTFFDDSKGTNVGATIAALQGLGAKSVVILGGDGKGQDFTPLKTAIARHARAVVLIGRDAPLIERAIAGCGVPVINATDMAAAVRTAARLAQAGDAVLLSPACASFDMFKNYAHRAEVFRAAVRELMR, encoded by the coding sequence ATGAATCTCGAAGGCAAGCACGTCTTGATCCTGGGCTTGGGTGAATCGGGCATTGCCTGCGCCCGCTGGTGCGACCGGCAGGGCGCGCGGCTGCGCGTCGCCGACACACGGACGAATCCGCCGGGTCTCGAGGCCCTGCAGTGCCGTGTCGCCAGCGCCGAGTTTCGTGCCGGCGAGTTCGACAAATCCCTGCTCGAGGGCATCGATCTCGTCGTGCTCTCGCCGGGTCTGTCGCCGGGGATGCTGGTGGCGATCCACGCCCGCGCCCAGGGCATTCCGGTCGTCGGCGAGATCGAGCTGTTCGCGCAGGCCTTGCGCGATCTGAGGCAAAACGTGCCGGTGCTGGCGATCACCGGCACCAATGGCAAGACGACGACGACCGCGCTCGTCGGCCATCTGATCGCCGCCAGCGGCCGCACGGTCGGTATCGCCGGCAACATCTCGCCGGCGGCGCTCGATGCGTTGATGGATTTTCAGGACCAGGGCGCGCTGCCGCAGGCCTGGGTGCTCGAACTGTCGAGCTTCCAGCTGGAGACCACCGAAACGCTCGACGCCACTGCGGCGACCGTGCTCAACGTCTCGGATGACCATCTCGACCGCTACATCGATCTTGACGACTACGCCAGCGCCAAGGCGCGCATCTTCCGCGGCACGGGCACCCAGGTGCTCAACCGCGACGATCCGCGCGTCAAACGCATGGCCATCCCTGGCCGCCGGCTGATCACCTTCGGTCTCGATGCCCCCGCCGATGCCGACGATTTCGGCCTGCGCGAAAACCGGGGCGAACCCTGGCTGGTGCAAGGCGACCGTTTCCTGCTGCCGGTCTCGGACCTGGCGATCGCCGGCCTGCACAATGCCGCAAACGCGCAGGCCGCGCTGGCGCTGTGCGCCGCGATCGGCCTCGATCCGGTCAAGCTCTTGCCGGCGCTGCGCAGTTTCAAAGGCCTGCCGCATCGCGTCGAGAAAGTAGCGACGATCGGCGGTGTGACGTTCTTCGATGACTCGAAGGGCACCAATGTCGGCGCCACCATCGCTGCGCTGCAAGGGCTGGGGGCGAAATCCGTCGTCATCCTCGGCGGCGATGGCAAGGGACAGGATTTCACGCCGCTCAAAACCGCCATCGCCCGGCACGCACGCGCCGTGGTGCTGATCGGCCGCGACGCGCCGCTGATCGAGCGGGCCATCGCCGGTTGCGGCGTGCCGGTGATCAACGCCACCGACATGGCCGCCGCGGTGCGCACCGCGGCCAGACTGGCGCAGGCCGGCGATGCGGTGTTGCTCTCGCCGGCCTGCGCGAGCTTCGACATGTTCAAGAATTACGCGCACCGCGCCGAAGTCTTCCGTGCCGCGGTGAGGGAGCTCATGCGATGA
- a CDS encoding peptidoglycan D,D-transpeptidase FtsI family protein, which produces MKLAKSPLLDDRLPIWRSRLVLALLIIGFAALIGRAFYLQGIHKDFLIGKGESRYERVIEIPATRGRILDRNGDVLAVSTPVKSVWAIPEDVRLSPAQARDLARVLDMEVNDLVRKLAAERDFVFLKRQIPPDVAARVAELKLPGIHFQNEYRRYYPAGEVTAHLLGFTGAEDAGQEGIELALDKVLAGKPGSRRVIKDRRGQIVEDVESIRAPQEGKDVTLSIDAKLQYLAYAQLKQAVTENRAKAGGIVVLDAKSGEILALANLPAYNPNNRARLSGAQLRNRAFTDTFEPGSTFKPFAVALALDKGQVRSNTPIQTAPGKLTIGPATIHDAHPHGILTVAEVIQKSSNVGVSKMALALPAEEMWAMFDRLGFGQPTRIGFPGEASGRLRPWKHWRPIEQATMSYGHGISVTLIQLARAYQAFARNGDLVPLSLTRVDVPPAVGMRVFSEQTAKEMRAMLEMVVQPGGTAVKAQVPGYRVAGKTGTAVKLEGGAYVNKYVAAFVGFAPASDPRLIVAVMIDEPSAGKYYGGDVAAPVFSAVMASALRALGIPSDAPVQRFAPDGAPRLLTVAKSETSAPEEM; this is translated from the coding sequence ATGAAACTCGCCAAGAGCCCTCTTCTCGACGACCGCCTGCCGATCTGGCGCTCCCGGCTCGTGCTCGCGCTGCTCATCATTGGGTTTGCTGCGCTGATCGGACGCGCCTTCTATCTGCAGGGCATCCACAAGGACTTCCTGATCGGCAAGGGCGAATCGCGCTATGAGCGCGTGATCGAGATCCCGGCCACGCGCGGCCGCATCCTCGATCGCAACGGGGATGTGCTGGCGGTATCGACGCCGGTCAAGTCGGTCTGGGCGATCCCGGAGGATGTCCGGCTTTCGCCTGCCCAGGCGCGCGACCTCGCGCGTGTGCTGGACATGGAGGTGAATGATCTCGTCAGGAAACTCGCCGCCGAACGCGATTTCGTCTTTCTGAAGCGCCAGATTCCGCCGGATGTCGCCGCCCGGGTGGCAGAGCTCAAGCTACCCGGCATCCATTTCCAGAACGAATACCGCCGCTACTATCCCGCCGGCGAGGTCACCGCTCACCTGCTCGGCTTCACCGGCGCGGAGGATGCCGGCCAGGAAGGCATCGAGCTCGCGCTCGACAAAGTGCTTGCCGGCAAGCCCGGCAGCCGGCGTGTCATCAAAGATCGTCGCGGCCAGATCGTCGAGGACGTCGAATCGATCCGCGCGCCGCAGGAGGGCAAGGATGTCACGCTCTCCATCGACGCCAAGCTGCAATATCTCGCCTACGCGCAGCTCAAGCAGGCGGTGACGGAAAATCGCGCCAAGGCCGGCGGCATCGTCGTGCTCGATGCGAAAAGCGGGGAGATCCTCGCGCTCGCCAACCTGCCCGCCTACAACCCGAACAATCGCGCCCGGCTCTCCGGCGCACAGCTCAGGAATCGCGCCTTCACCGATACCTTCGAGCCGGGTTCGACCTTCAAGCCTTTCGCCGTCGCGCTGGCGCTCGACAAGGGCCAGGTGCGCTCTAACACGCCGATCCAGACCGCGCCGGGCAAGCTCACCATCGGCCCGGCGACGATCCACGATGCGCACCCACATGGCATACTGACGGTGGCCGAGGTGATCCAGAAGTCTTCCAACGTCGGCGTCTCGAAAATGGCGCTCGCGCTTCCCGCCGAGGAGATGTGGGCGATGTTCGACCGCTTGGGCTTCGGCCAGCCGACCCGGATCGGCTTCCCCGGCGAGGCCAGCGGCCGGCTGCGCCCCTGGAAGCACTGGCGGCCGATCGAGCAGGCCACCATGTCCTACGGCCACGGCATCTCGGTGACGCTGATCCAGCTCGCGCGCGCCTATCAGGCGTTCGCCCGCAACGGCGATCTCGTGCCGCTGTCGCTGACGCGCGTGGACGTCCCGCCCGCCGTCGGCATGCGCGTATTCTCCGAGCAGACCGCCAAGGAAATGCGCGCGATGCTCGAAATGGTGGTGCAGCCCGGCGGCACCGCGGTGAAGGCGCAGGTGCCCGGTTATCGCGTCGCCGGCAAGACCGGCACCGCGGTCAAGCTCGAAGGCGGCGCCTATGTGAACAAATACGTCGCGGCCTTCGTCGGTTTCGCGCCGGCCTCCGATCCACGGCTGATCGTCGCGGTGATGATCGACGAACCCTCGGCCGGCAAGTATTACGGCGGCGATGTCGCCGCGCCGGTGTTTTCTGCGGTGATGGCAAGCGCCTTGCGTGCACTGGGCATCCCGTCCGATGCCCCTGTCCAGCGCTTTGCCCCCGATGGTGCGCCACGGCTGTTGACGGTGGCGAAAAGCGAAACGTCCGCCCCGGAGGAAATGTGA
- the rsmH gene encoding 16S rRNA (cytosine(1402)-N(4))-methyltransferase RsmH: MNANPSAQHQPVLLAEAVAALAIRLDGIYVDGTFGRGGHSRAILERLGPTGRLVALDRDPQAIDAGREIADPRLMLVHAAFSRLGEVLDALDVDRVDGVLLDLGVSSPQLDEPLRGMSFRFDAPLDMRMDTTQGETAAEFLARADQSEIEEVIREYGEERFAHALAKAIVAARQQRRISSTGQLAALVAQVVRTREANQHPATRTFQALRIHVNRELEELTLALPEVLGRLRPGGRLAVISFHSLEDRIVKRFLRSAAQPPQPPKGVPVRAADLPAPSLRLIGKPIRPGDAEIARNPRARSAVLRVAEKL; the protein is encoded by the coding sequence ATGAACGCAAACCCAAGCGCGCAGCACCAGCCGGTGCTGCTTGCCGAGGCCGTCGCCGCATTGGCCATCCGGCTCGACGGCATCTATGTGGATGGCACCTTCGGGCGCGGCGGCCACAGCCGCGCGATCCTCGAACGGCTTGGCCCCACGGGGCGGCTCGTCGCGCTGGATCGCGATCCGCAGGCGATCGATGCGGGCAGGGAAATCGCCGATCCACGCTTGATGCTCGTCCATGCCGCTTTCAGCCGCTTGGGCGAGGTATTGGATGCCTTGGATGTCGATCGGGTCGATGGGGTTTTGCTCGATCTGGGCGTGTCCTCGCCGCAGCTGGACGAGCCATTGCGCGGCATGAGTTTTCGTTTCGATGCGCCGCTCGACATGCGCATGGATACGACGCAAGGGGAAACCGCGGCGGAGTTTCTGGCGCGGGCCGATCAATCGGAAATCGAGGAGGTGATTCGTGAGTATGGCGAAGAACGGTTTGCTCATGCGCTTGCAAAGGCGATTGTTGCTGCTCGGCAGCAACGCCGTATTTCATCCACAGGACAACTTGCCGCGCTCGTGGCGCAGGTCGTGCGCACGCGTGAAGCCAACCAGCATCCGGCGACGCGCACCTTCCAGGCTCTACGGATTCACGTCAATCGGGAGCTTGAGGAGCTCACGCTAGCCCTGCCCGAGGTGCTCGGCCGTTTGCGGCCGGGCGGAAGACTCGCCGTGATCAGCTTTCATTCGCTCGAAGACCGCATCGTCAAGCGTTTTTTGCGTTCCGCGGCGCAGCCGCCGCAACCTCCGAAAGGCGTGCCGGTGCGGGCTGCCGATCTGCCAGCGCCGAGTCTGCGCCTGATCGGCAAACCGATCCGCCCAGGCGATGCGGAAATCGCCCGCAATCCACGCGCCAGGAGCGCAGTGCTGCGGGTCGCGGAGAAGCTATGA
- the pyrC gene encoding dihydroorotase — translation MDSITLTRPDDWHLHLRDGEALKAVLPDTARRFARAIVMPNLKPPVTRVAEAAAYRARILAAVPPGLSFTPLMTLYLTDNLPADEIDRAKECGIIHAVKLYPAGATTNADAGVTDLTKCTKTLARMERLGLPLLVHGEVTDPAVDIFDREAVFIDTVLAPLTKDFPALKVVLEHVTTREGVEFVKASGANVAATITAHHLLMNRNAIFSGGLRPHHYCLPVPKREVHRQALIAAATSGNPKFFLGTDSAPHARRAKEAACGCAGCYTAHAGIELYAEAFEAAGALDALEGYASFFGADFYGLPRNGEQITLVRERWRVPNELPYAADDVLVPLRAGETVGWRLEDMQ, via the coding sequence ATGGATTCGATCACCCTCACCCGCCCCGACGACTGGCATCTTCACTTGCGCGACGGCGAGGCCCTGAAGGCCGTGCTGCCCGACACGGCGCGGCGCTTCGCACGTGCGATCGTGATGCCGAACCTGAAGCCACCCGTGACCCGCGTCGCCGAGGCCGCCGCCTACCGCGCACGCATCCTGGCTGCCGTTCCGCCAGGGCTGAGTTTCACGCCCTTGATGACGCTGTATCTGACCGACAACCTGCCGGCCGACGAGATCGACCGCGCGAAGGAGTGCGGCATCATTCATGCGGTGAAGCTCTATCCGGCCGGCGCGACGACGAATGCCGATGCCGGCGTCACCGATCTCACGAAATGCACCAAGACGCTCGCGCGCATGGAAAGGCTCGGCCTGCCGCTCTTGGTGCATGGGGAGGTCACCGACCCGGCGGTCGACATCTTCGATCGCGAGGCGGTGTTCATCGACACGGTGCTAGCGCCTTTGACGAAAGATTTTCCGGCGCTGAAAGTCGTGCTCGAACACGTGACGACCCGCGAGGGCGTCGAGTTCGTGAAAGCCAGCGGCGCGAACGTCGCGGCGACGATCACCGCGCACCATCTGCTGATGAACCGCAACGCGATCTTCTCCGGCGGCCTGCGCCCGCACCACTATTGCCTGCCCGTGCCAAAGCGCGAAGTGCATCGCCAGGCGCTGATCGCGGCGGCCACTTCCGGCAACCCGAAGTTCTTCCTCGGCACCGACTCCGCGCCCCACGCGCGCCGCGCCAAGGAAGCGGCCTGCGGCTGCGCCGGCTGTTATACCGCGCATGCGGGCATCGAGCTCTATGCCGAAGCCTTCGAGGCCGCCGGCGCCCTCGATGCGCTCGAAGGCTATGCGAGCTTCTTCGGCGCCGATTTCTACGGCCTGCCGCGCAATGGGGAGCAGATCACCCTCGTGCGCGAGCGCTGGCGCGTGCCGAACGAATTGCCCTATGCTGCCGACGACGTGCTGGTGCCGCTGCGCGCCGGCGAGACGGTCGGCTGGAGACTGGAGGATATGCAATGA
- the mraY gene encoding phospho-N-acetylmuramoyl-pentapeptide-transferase has protein sequence MLLELFQWLSADIRAFNVFNYLTLRAVLATMTALTVAFLLGPAVIRWLTAKKIGQAVRSDGPQTHLAKSGTPTMGGALILLSLGVSTLMWADLTNRFVWIVLIVTFGYGAIGWVDDWRKVVYRNPKGLSAKAKFFWQTVIGIVAAVWIAFSISAPTTGKTLELILQWITSGFQPVPMKTDLIVPFFKSVSYPLGIFGFIVLTYFVIVGASNAVNLTDGLDGLAILPTVMVGAALGIFAYVAGHAGFSKYLLLPYVPGAGELAVFCGALAGAGLGFLWFNAYPAEVFMGDVGALALGAALGAVAVIVRQEIVFFIMGGVFVAETISVMVQVGWYKFTKWKTGTGQRILLMAPLHHHYEQVGWKETQVVVRFWIITILLVLIGLSTLKIR, from the coding sequence ATGCTCCTTGAATTGTTCCAGTGGCTCAGCGCCGACATCCGTGCCTTCAACGTCTTCAACTACCTCACGCTGCGCGCGGTGCTGGCGACGATGACCGCGCTGACCGTCGCCTTCCTGCTCGGACCGGCGGTGATCCGCTGGCTGACCGCGAAGAAAATCGGCCAAGCGGTGCGCAGCGACGGCCCGCAGACGCATCTGGCCAAATCCGGCACGCCGACGATGGGCGGCGCGTTGATCCTGCTCTCGCTGGGCGTGTCGACGCTCATGTGGGCGGATCTCACCAACCGCTTCGTCTGGATCGTGCTGATCGTCACTTTCGGCTATGGCGCGATCGGCTGGGTCGACGACTGGCGCAAGGTGGTCTATCGCAACCCGAAGGGCCTGTCGGCGAAAGCGAAGTTCTTCTGGCAGACGGTGATCGGCATCGTCGCCGCCGTGTGGATCGCCTTTTCGATCTCGGCGCCGACCACCGGCAAGACCCTCGAGCTGATCCTGCAATGGATCACGAGCGGCTTTCAGCCTGTGCCGATGAAGACCGACCTGATCGTGCCGTTCTTCAAGAGCGTCTCATATCCGCTCGGCATCTTCGGCTTCATCGTCCTCACCTACTTCGTGATCGTCGGCGCGAGCAACGCAGTGAACCTGACCGATGGCCTCGACGGCTTGGCGATCCTGCCGACGGTGATGGTCGGAGCAGCGTTGGGCATCTTCGCCTATGTCGCCGGCCATGCCGGTTTCTCGAAATATCTGCTGCTGCCCTATGTGCCGGGCGCCGGCGAGCTCGCCGTGTTCTGCGGCGCGCTGGCCGGAGCGGGCTTGGGCTTTTTGTGGTTCAACGCCTACCCGGCCGAGGTGTTCATGGGCGATGTCGGCGCATTGGCGCTCGGCGCCGCGCTCGGCGCGGTCGCGGTGATCGTGCGGCAGGAAATCGTGTTCTTCATCATGGGCGGCGTGTTCGTCGCCGAGACCATCTCGGTGATGGTGCAGGTCGGCTGGTACAAATTCACCAAATGGAAGACCGGCACCGGCCAGCGCATTCTGTTGATGGCGCCGCTGCACCACCATTACGAGCAGGTCGGCTGGAAGGAAACCCAGGTCGTCGTGCGTTTCTGGATCATCACCATCCTGCTGGTGCTGATCGGTCTGTCGACATTGAAGATCCGATGA
- a CDS encoding UDP-N-acetylmuramoyl-tripeptide--D-alanyl-D-alanine ligase, whose translation MLTLSATALILNGIQTGRDVEFTSVGTDSRAITPGMLFVAIQGERFDGHDYVEQALAEGASCALVQSRWAAAHAHLPLIGVKDTRLALGQLAAHWRSRFHLPLIGITGSNGKTTVKEMTAAILRADFGQHAVLATSGNRNNDIGMPLTLLKLHAPHRAAVIEMGMNHPGEIAYLTQIAKPTVAVVTNAQRAHLGGLGSLAEIARAKGEIFAGLGPEGVAVINADDPYADYWRSLNVGRRIVTFGFSPEATVHGRWRPFARGGELDLVTPQGDAHIMLALAGEHNGRNALAAAAACFAIGVPLAPIVRGLSGCTGTAGRLQHKRGLRGACVIDDSYNANPDSMRAAIDVLASLPGRRILVMGDMGEVGEMAGQLHSEVGGYAKSAGIDLLFALGEKSAAAVHDFGSGGQHFTGVDALVRALKPLLDPDTTVLVKGSRFMKMERVVERIVETAAPARPPTAAERNCDAP comes from the coding sequence ATGCTGACCCTTTCCGCGACGGCACTGATCCTCAACGGCATCCAGACCGGGCGGGATGTCGAATTCACCAGCGTCGGCACCGATTCGCGCGCGATCACGCCGGGCATGCTGTTCGTCGCCATCCAAGGCGAGCGTTTCGACGGCCACGACTACGTCGAACAGGCCCTGGCCGAAGGGGCGAGCTGTGCGCTGGTGCAAAGCCGCTGGGCGGCCGCGCATGCCCATCTGCCGCTCATCGGCGTCAAAGACACTCGCCTCGCCCTGGGCCAGCTCGCCGCCCACTGGCGCAGCCGCTTCCACCTGCCGCTCATCGGTATCACCGGCAGCAACGGCAAGACCACCGTCAAGGAGATGACGGCGGCGATCCTGCGCGCCGACTTCGGCCAGCATGCGGTGCTGGCGACGAGCGGCAACCGCAACAACGACATCGGCATGCCGCTCACCTTGCTCAAACTGCATGCGCCGCATCGCGCGGCGGTGATCGAGATGGGCATGAACCATCCCGGCGAGATCGCTTATCTGACACAGATCGCGAAACCGACCGTCGCCGTCGTCACCAATGCCCAGCGCGCCCATCTGGGCGGGCTCGGTTCGCTGGCCGAGATCGCCCGCGCCAAGGGCGAGATCTTCGCGGGGCTTGGCCCCGAGGGTGTTGCCGTGATCAACGCCGACGATCCGTATGCGGATTACTGGCGCAGCCTCAATGTCGGCCGGCGCATCGTCACCTTCGGATTTTCGCCCGAGGCCACCGTGCATGGCCGCTGGCGGCCGTTCGCGCGTGGCGGCGAGCTCGATCTCGTCACGCCGCAAGGCGATGCGCATATCATGCTGGCGCTGGCCGGCGAGCACAATGGTCGCAATGCACTCGCCGCCGCTGCCGCGTGCTTCGCCATCGGCGTGCCGCTGGCACCGATCGTGCGCGGCCTGTCTGGCTGCACCGGCACCGCCGGCCGCCTGCAACACAAGCGTGGTCTGCGAGGCGCCTGTGTGATCGACGACAGCTACAACGCCAATCCGGATTCGATGCGCGCGGCGATCGACGTGCTGGCAAGCTTGCCCGGCCGGCGCATCCTCGTCATGGGCGACATGGGCGAGGTCGGCGAAATGGCCGGCCAGCTGCACAGCGAGGTCGGCGGCTATGCCAAGAGCGCGGGGATCGACCTCCTGTTCGCCTTGGGCGAGAAGAGCGCAGCCGCGGTGCATGACTTCGGCAGCGGCGGACAACACTTCACCGGCGTCGATGCCCTGGTGCGCGCGCTCAAACCGTTGCTGGATCCGGACACCACCGTGCTCGTCAAGGGCTCGCGCTTCATGAAGATGGAGCGGGTCGTCGAACGCATCGTCGAGACGGCGGCCCCGGCACGGCCGCCGACGGCGGCGGAAAGGAACTGCGATGCTCCTTGA